In Neomonachus schauinslandi chromosome 6, ASM220157v2, whole genome shotgun sequence, a genomic segment contains:
- the GLUL gene encoding glutamine synthetase isoform X3, whose protein sequence is MATSASSHLNKGIKQLYMSLPQGEKVQAMYIWIDGTGEGLRCKTRTLDSEPKCVEELPEWNFDGSSTFQSEGSNSDMYLVPAAMFRDPFRKDPNKLVFCEVFKYNRKPAETNLRHTCKRIMDMVSNQHPWFGMEQEYTLMGTDGHPFGWPSNGFPGPQGPYYCGVGADKAYGRDIVEAHYRACLYAGIKIAGTNAEVMPAQWEFQIGPCEGIDMGDHLWVARFILHRVCEDFGVIATFDPKPIPGNWNGAGCHTNFSTKAMREENGLKYIEESIEKLSKRHHYHIRAYDPKGGLDNARRLTGFHETSNINDFSAGVANRGASIRIPRTVGQEKKGYFEDRRPSANCDPFSVTEALIRTCLLNETGDEPFQYKN, encoded by the exons ATGGCCACCTCCGCGAGCTCCCACCTGAACAAAGGCATCAAGCAGTTGTACATGTCCCTGCCTCAGGGTGAGAAAGTGCAAGCCATGTATATTTGGATTGATGGGACCGGAGAAGGGTTACGTTGCAAGACCCGGACCTTGGACAGTGAGCCCAAGTGTGTAGAAG agTTGCCTGAGTGGAATTTTGATGGCTCTAGTACCTTTCAGTCTGAAGGCTCCAACAGTGACATGTATCTTGTCCCTGCTGCCATGTTTCGGGACCCTTTCCGCAAGGACCCCAACAAGCTGGTGTTCTGTGAAGTCTTCAAGTACAACCGGAAGCCTGCAG AGACCAATTTGAGGCATACCTGTAAACGGATAATGGACATGGTGAGCAATCAGCATCCTTGGTTCGGAATGGAGCAGGAATATACTCTCATGGGCACAGATGGGCACCCTTTTGGTTGGCCTTCCAATGGCTTCCCTGGGCCCCAAG GTCCATACTACTGTGGCGTGGGAGCTGACAAAGCCTATGGCAGGGACATCGTGGAGGCTCACTACCGGGCCTGCTTGTACGCCGGCATCAAGATTGCTGGGACAAATGCTGAGGTCATGCCTGCCCAG TGGGAATTCCAGATAGGACCCTGTGAAGGAATCGACATGGGAGATCATCTCTGGGTGGCCCGTTTCATCTTGCATCGCGTGTGTGAAGACTTTGGAGTGATAGCAACCTTTGACCCTAAGCCCATTCCTGGGAACTGGAATGGTGCAGGCTGCCACACTAACTTCAGCACCAAGGCCATGCGAGAGGAGAATGGTCTAAA GTACATTGAGGAGTCCATCGAGAAACTGAGCAAGCGGCACCACTACCACATCCGAGCCTACGATCCCAAGGGGGGTCTGGATAACGCCCGGCGCCTAACTGGATTCCACGAAACATCCAACATCAACGACTTTTCTGCCGGCGTGGCCAACCGTGGTGCTAGCATCCGCATTCCCCGGACTGTCGGCCAGGAGAAGAAGGGTTACTTTGAAGACCGTCGCCCCTCTGCCAACTGTGACCCCTTTTCAGTGACAGAAGCCCTCATCCGCACGTGTCTTCTCAACGAAACTGGCGATGAACCCTTCCAGTACAAAAACTAA
- the GLUL gene encoding glutamine synthetase isoform X2, translating to MDQREPENQERRERNSKRRRAREGYPNDPIDLLWLGTASTMATSASSHLNKGIKQLYMSLPQGEKVQAMYIWIDGTGEGLRCKTRTLDSEPKCVEELPEWNFDGSSTFQSEGSNSDMYLVPAAMFRDPFRKDPNKLVFCEVFKYNRKPAETNLRHTCKRIMDMVSNQHPWFGMEQEYTLMGTDGHPFGWPSNGFPGPQGPYYCGVGADKAYGRDIVEAHYRACLYAGIKIAGTNAEVMPAQWEFQIGPCEGIDMGDHLWVARFILHRVCEDFGVIATFDPKPIPGNWNGAGCHTNFSTKAMREENGLKYIEESIEKLSKRHHYHIRAYDPKGGLDNARRLTGFHETSNINDFSAGVANRGASIRIPRTVGQEKKGYFEDRRPSANCDPFSVTEALIRTCLLNETGDEPFQYKN from the exons AACAGCGTCCACCATGGCCACCTCCGCGAGCTCCCACCTGAACAAAGGCATCAAGCAGTTGTACATGTCCCTGCCTCAGGGTGAGAAAGTGCAAGCCATGTATATTTGGATTGATGGGACCGGAGAAGGGTTACGTTGCAAGACCCGGACCTTGGACAGTGAGCCCAAGTGTGTAGAAG agTTGCCTGAGTGGAATTTTGATGGCTCTAGTACCTTTCAGTCTGAAGGCTCCAACAGTGACATGTATCTTGTCCCTGCTGCCATGTTTCGGGACCCTTTCCGCAAGGACCCCAACAAGCTGGTGTTCTGTGAAGTCTTCAAGTACAACCGGAAGCCTGCAG AGACCAATTTGAGGCATACCTGTAAACGGATAATGGACATGGTGAGCAATCAGCATCCTTGGTTCGGAATGGAGCAGGAATATACTCTCATGGGCACAGATGGGCACCCTTTTGGTTGGCCTTCCAATGGCTTCCCTGGGCCCCAAG GTCCATACTACTGTGGCGTGGGAGCTGACAAAGCCTATGGCAGGGACATCGTGGAGGCTCACTACCGGGCCTGCTTGTACGCCGGCATCAAGATTGCTGGGACAAATGCTGAGGTCATGCCTGCCCAG TGGGAATTCCAGATAGGACCCTGTGAAGGAATCGACATGGGAGATCATCTCTGGGTGGCCCGTTTCATCTTGCATCGCGTGTGTGAAGACTTTGGAGTGATAGCAACCTTTGACCCTAAGCCCATTCCTGGGAACTGGAATGGTGCAGGCTGCCACACTAACTTCAGCACCAAGGCCATGCGAGAGGAGAATGGTCTAAA GTACATTGAGGAGTCCATCGAGAAACTGAGCAAGCGGCACCACTACCACATCCGAGCCTACGATCCCAAGGGGGGTCTGGATAACGCCCGGCGCCTAACTGGATTCCACGAAACATCCAACATCAACGACTTTTCTGCCGGCGTGGCCAACCGTGGTGCTAGCATCCGCATTCCCCGGACTGTCGGCCAGGAGAAGAAGGGTTACTTTGAAGACCGTCGCCCCTCTGCCAACTGTGACCCCTTTTCAGTGACAGAAGCCCTCATCCGCACGTGTCTTCTCAACGAAACTGGCGATGAACCCTTCCAGTACAAAAACTAA